CTCGGCTCCGACGGCTTTCTCGACAACCGCTTTGGGCGCGGCATTGTCCGTAGCTTTCTTTGCGGTTGGCATTGGAACGACGGCTTGCTGGCCAGAAATCTGAAACCGCGACGTTGCTTGACGAAGATCGCTTGCCTCCTTCGCTAACACGTGGCTTGAGGCGGTAACTTCTTCGAATGCGGCGGCTTGTTTTTGTGTGTTGCTGTCAATCTGCGATACCGCTGATGTTATCTCGCCAATACCAGAGGACTGTTCAGAAATCGCTGTTGTAACAACGTCCACGCTTTCTGAAATACTAACGACGGTTTTTGCAATGTTTTCCAGCGAGTCTTTTGCGCTTGCTACATTTGTGACGCCCTCTGCCACAGCCGTATCACTTTGCGTAATGACCTCGGCGATCTCTTTGGCCGCGTCACTCGCTCTTTGAGCCAATTGACGCACCTCGGACGCAACAACAGAAAATCCTCGTCCGGCTTCGCCCGCCCTAGCAGCTTCAACCCCCGCGTTCAACGCGAGCAGATTGATCTGAAACGCGATGTCATTGATTACGCCGATTACCCGGGCGATTTCTTTGGAACCATCTGCGATGCGATCCATTGAAGAGGCGGCTTCTGCCGCAATCAATTCGCTGGAAGATGCAGTCTTGCGCGCTTGCTGTGCGCTGTCGCTAACTCCCGCGATATTGGTATTTACCTGTTTGATGCTGGCAGACAACTCCTCCAGCGCTGCAGATGTTTCTTCGACGGAAGCTGCGTTTTGTTCTGCCTGACGGGACAAGGTATCTGCTGTTTGCTGCAGTTCACTGGAAGAACTGGACAGGGTTGATCCACTTTCAGAAATTTCTCCTACCAAAGAAGTAAGTGAATCGATCATGTCATTCACATTACCTTGTAGGTCGGCGAATGCTCCCTGAAAATCACCTTCCATCCGCTCTGTCAGATCGCCTTGCGCCACACGAGCCAAAAGCGATCCAGTTTGCGATAATCCATCGTCGACAGCTTCCATGAGCATATTGATGTTTTGAGCCAACTCGATCAGGATTTCGTCTTTAAAATCGGATGACACGCGGCTGGAGAATTTGCCTGCAATGGCATCGCTTACCACCTCTCCAAACGAACTGCCAAGATTGCGCATCATTTCCTGACGTTCTTCGGCAGTGGCGCGATCCGCTTCTTCGCGCTCGCGCGCCAATTCCATTTCACGCTCAGCCGCTTTTTCGCGTTCAGCGTTCATTTCCGCCATTTTTGCGTTTGCGGCTTGCTGTTCTTCGTTCATTTTTTCAATACGTAACGAGTTCTGCCTGAATATTTCTGCAGCACGTGCCAGCTCACCGATTTCATCCTGGCGTTCGGTCTCTGGAATCGTGGCGGAATTCTCTCCATCGGCAACTTGAGTTACCGCGCCGGTGAGAGCCTGAAGGGGGCGCGTAATGCCGCGGGAGACGAAAATGGAAATGCCGAGAGCAGCTAAGAAAATCACCCCGGAAATAACGGCAGCAACCACCAGAGCTTTGTTCAAGCTCGCAAAGAGCTCATCTGTATCCTGCTGAACAATAACGACCAATCGCGTGCCCAAAAACTCGAAGGGCGCGAAGTAGCCCAAAACATTGGAGCCCGTGTGACCGATGGCTTCGAACTGCCCACTTTCGCCGGAAATGCCTTCGTCGACAATATCAAGCTCTACGGTCGTAGCCAAGATATCGTTTTGTTCGGAGGCAGGTGAATCGGTCCGCATACGTCCATCCGCACCTACGATGTAGCCATCTATTGTGGAGCCTAGCCCTTCCAACTCACCAGCCGCCCGGTTGAGCTGCGTGATGGGCATCTGATAGGCCAGAACGCCCAACAGCGTTCCTTGTTCATTGAAGACCGGACGGGAGAGAAAAGCTGCGGGTGCCATAGCGCTTGGTGCATAGGGCGCAAAGTCAATGAAAACCGACGGATCGTTCGGGCCAATTTCCATGGCTTGACGGAAGGCGTCTGCCAGACCGGACTCTTTCCATTCGCCTGTCAGCATGTTTGTCGCGTAGTCATTTTCCTTGAAAACACTGTAAACCAGATTGCCTTCGGGATCGAAGAGAAAGACGTCGTAATAATCCATTTCATTCTGCAATTCATCAAA
This genomic interval from Paracoccaceae bacterium contains the following:
- a CDS encoding methyl-accepting chemotaxis protein, which translates into the protein MTLLVAVTIIVLSVANATSKKSTVTAAAVQKLQGIAILKKKRVETLFEAIDRDIRLRANAPFTSQALIALADGYQSLENPEEVLRRVYITENENALGEKDLLVKADTGSSYGFIHAIYHPNFDELQNEMDYYDVFLFDPEGNLVYSVFKENDYATNMLTGEWKESGLADAFRQAMEIGPNDPSVFIDFAPYAPSAMAPAAFLSRPVFNEQGTLLGVLAYQMPITQLNRAAGELEGLGSTIDGYIVGADGRMRTDSPASEQNDILATTVELDIVDEGISGESGQFEAIGHTGSNVLGYFAPFEFLGTRLVVIVQQDTDELFASLNKALVVAAVISGVIFLAALGISIFVSRGITRPLQALTGAVTQVADGENSATIPETERQDEIGELARAAEIFRQNSLRIEKMNEEQQAANAKMAEMNAEREKAAEREMELAREREEADRATAEERQEMMRNLGSSFGEVVSDAIAGKFSSRVSSDFKDEILIELAQNINMLMEAVDDGLSQTGSLLARVAQGDLTERMEGDFQGAFADLQGNVNDMIDSLTSLVGEISESGSTLSSSSSELQQTADTLSRQAEQNAASVEETSAALEELSASIKQVNTNIAGVSDSAQQARKTASSSELIAAEAASSMDRIADGSKEIARVIGVINDIAFQINLLALNAGVEAARAGEAGRGFSVVASEVRQLAQRASDAAKEIAEVITQSDTAVAEGVTNVASAKDSLENIAKTVVSISESVDVVTTAISEQSSGIGEITSAVSQIDSNTQKQAAAFEEVTASSHVLAKEASDLRQATSRFQISGQQAVVPMPTAKKATDNAAPKAVVEKAVGAESFDGWDEF